In one Pseudomonas fitomaticsae genomic region, the following are encoded:
- a CDS encoding MFS transporter: MANPYRELFNAPGARAFVMAAMIARMPISMTGIGVITMLSQLTGGYALAGGVAATFALATAFCAPQVSRLVDRFGQGRVLPVAALIGGGALLMLLLCTRLQAPTWTLFVCAALAGCMPSMSAMARARWTEIYRGQPQLQTAYALESVLDEVCFIVGPPLSVGLCVGVFPEAGPLAALLMLAIGVTAFVAQRSTEPPVHPHESQHQGSIIRSTDVQWLLALMLAMGVIVGVVDVVSVAFAQQQGQPAAASIVLSVYAIGSCLAGIAFGAMRSKLPLPRLFLYGGLATAVTTLPLLLASNIFGLAVAVFIAGLFFSPTLIVAMALIERIVPPAKLTEGLTWLVTGLSIGVAIGAAGSGALVDAFGARSGFWLAIAAGAVVLGSAVQSFRHLK; encoded by the coding sequence ATGGCAAACCCTTACCGCGAACTGTTCAACGCCCCCGGCGCCCGGGCTTTTGTGATGGCCGCGATGATCGCGCGCATGCCGATTTCCATGACCGGTATCGGCGTGATCACCATGCTCTCGCAATTGACCGGCGGCTATGCGCTGGCGGGTGGGGTGGCGGCGACGTTTGCGCTGGCCACGGCGTTTTGTGCGCCGCAGGTGTCACGGCTGGTGGACCGCTTCGGCCAGGGGCGAGTACTGCCTGTGGCAGCGCTGATCGGCGGGGGCGCGCTGCTGATGTTGCTGTTGTGCACCCGTTTGCAGGCGCCGACCTGGACGCTGTTTGTCTGTGCCGCACTGGCCGGTTGCATGCCGAGCATGTCGGCGATGGCGCGGGCGCGCTGGACCGAAATCTATCGCGGCCAGCCGCAGTTGCAGACCGCGTATGCGCTGGAGTCGGTGCTCGACGAAGTCTGCTTCATCGTCGGCCCGCCGTTGTCGGTGGGCTTGTGCGTCGGCGTGTTTCCCGAGGCCGGGCCGCTGGCAGCGTTGTTGATGCTGGCGATCGGCGTGACGGCGTTCGTCGCCCAGCGCAGCACCGAGCCGCCGGTGCATCCGCACGAATCGCAGCATCAGGGTTCGATCATTCGTTCGACCGACGTGCAATGGCTGCTGGCGTTGATGCTCGCCATGGGCGTGATTGTCGGCGTGGTGGATGTGGTCAGCGTCGCGTTCGCCCAGCAACAAGGTCAGCCAGCGGCGGCGAGCATCGTGCTGTCGGTGTACGCCATCGGTTCCTGCCTGGCCGGCATTGCCTTCGGTGCGATGCGCTCGAAGCTGCCGTTGCCGCGCCTGTTTCTCTACGGCGGTCTGGCGACAGCGGTGACCACTTTGCCGTTGCTGCTGGCGAGCAACATCTTCGGGTTGGCCGTCGCGGTGTTCATCGCCGGGCTGTTCTTCTCGCCGACCCTGATCGTGGCGATGGCGTTGATCGAACGCATCGTGCCGCCAGCCAAGCTCACTGAAGGCCTGACCTGGCTGGTGACCGGTCTGAGCATCGGCGTGGCCATCGGCGCTGCCGGTTCCGGCGCACTGGTGGATGCGTTCGGCGCCCGCAGCGGCTTCTGGCTGGCGATTGCCGCCGGGGCGGTGGTGCTGGGCTCTGCGGTGCAGAGCTTTCGTCACCTCAAATAA
- a CDS encoding thioesterase II family protein, with protein MVTKLTLLCLPYSGASAMVYSRWRPKLPQWLQLQPVELPGRGARFDEPLHTDMRVLAMQLARELRPTLKTPYALFGHSLGALMACEIAHALRALGCPEPVALFASGTAAPTMRADYDRGFADPKTDAELIDQLRTLNGTSEEVLANEELMSLTLPILRADFLLCGKFQPLQRPLLKCPVHVLGGKADKATTEQLIGWSKETSGSFSVDMLAGGHFFIHEHEARVLKVIKDQLEVHHRRHAMAATA; from the coding sequence GTGGTGACCAAGTTGACCCTGCTGTGCCTGCCGTACTCCGGCGCCAGTGCCATGGTCTACAGCCGCTGGCGGCCGAAGCTGCCGCAATGGCTGCAACTGCAACCGGTGGAGCTGCCGGGGCGCGGCGCCCGGTTCGACGAACCGCTGCACACCGACATGCGCGTACTGGCGATGCAACTGGCCAGGGAATTGCGCCCGACGCTAAAGACCCCTTATGCGTTGTTCGGCCATAGCCTGGGCGCGCTGATGGCCTGCGAAATCGCCCATGCACTGCGGGCGCTGGGCTGCCCGGAACCGGTGGCGCTGTTCGCCTCGGGCACCGCTGCGCCGACCATGCGCGCCGATTACGACCGCGGTTTCGCCGACCCCAAGACCGACGCCGAGCTGATCGACCAGCTGCGCACGCTCAACGGCACCAGCGAGGAAGTACTGGCCAACGAAGAGTTGATGAGCCTGACCTTGCCGATCCTGCGCGCGGATTTCCTGTTGTGCGGCAAATTCCAGCCGTTGCAGCGCCCGCTGCTCAAATGCCCGGTGCATGTGCTCGGCGGCAAGGCCGACAAGGCCACCACCGAGCAATTGATCGGCTGGAGCAAGGAAACCTCGGGCAGCTTCTCGGTGGATATGCTGGCCGGCGGGCATTTCTTCATTCATGAGCACGAAGCCCGAGTGCTGAAGGTGATCAAGGATCAACTTGAGGTGCATCACCGACGCCATGCCATGGCTGCAACCGCCTGA
- a CDS encoding cupin-like domain-containing protein: protein MDLQTILGKLFANAGAVGIEGVFQFVLGPQLACWSEVKASTRTEAGRHPNPDVTIEVAPNDFAGIMSGTANVEELFASGRLKIGGNMGLATMLPQIIDHARHGGAPAQKVDMNKRYPTPPRRSETITAARPVQTVVERRPRSELSVQEFEERYLPFGTPVVISNALHDWPLFKLSREESLVHFAELQGITRHGDYVKKTFSTERDFRSTSMADFIASLDSPAVKGADGEPPAYMGNNILPAALMQQIKYPPYFDASLFIPPRIWIGPKGTLTPLHRDDSDNLFAQVWGQKKFTLAAPHHREALGTWSTAPEGGLDGCDFNPDAPDYERFPAARDVTFLRVTLEAGDLLFLPEGWFHQVESVSTSLSVNFWVNSGRGW, encoded by the coding sequence GTGGACCTGCAGACCATCCTGGGCAAGCTGTTCGCCAATGCCGGTGCCGTCGGCATCGAAGGCGTTTTCCAATTCGTGCTGGGTCCACAGCTGGCGTGCTGGTCCGAGGTCAAGGCCAGCACCCGCACCGAGGCCGGTCGACACCCGAACCCGGACGTGACCATTGAAGTGGCGCCGAACGATTTTGCCGGGATCATGAGCGGCACCGCCAACGTCGAAGAACTGTTCGCCAGCGGGCGCCTGAAGATCGGCGGCAACATGGGCCTGGCGACGATGCTGCCGCAGATCATCGACCATGCACGCCATGGTGGTGCGCCGGCGCAGAAGGTCGACATGAACAAGCGCTACCCGACACCGCCACGCCGCAGTGAAACCATCACCGCCGCACGACCGGTGCAGACCGTGGTCGAGCGCCGGCCACGCAGCGAGTTGTCAGTCCAGGAATTCGAGGAGCGCTACCTGCCCTTCGGCACGCCGGTGGTCATCAGCAATGCCTTGCACGACTGGCCGCTGTTCAAGCTCAGCCGCGAAGAGTCGCTGGTGCATTTCGCCGAACTGCAAGGCATCACCCGCCATGGCGATTACGTGAAGAAAACCTTCTCCACCGAACGGGATTTCCGCTCCACCTCGATGGCCGATTTCATCGCCTCGCTGGACAGCCCGGCGGTCAAGGGCGCTGACGGCGAGCCGCCGGCGTACATGGGCAACAACATCCTGCCGGCCGCGCTGATGCAGCAGATCAAATACCCGCCCTACTTCGATGCCTCGCTGTTCATCCCGCCACGGATCTGGATCGGCCCCAAGGGCACGCTGACGCCGCTGCACCGCGACGACTCCGACAACCTGTTCGCCCAGGTCTGGGGCCAGAAGAAATTCACCCTCGCTGCGCCCCACCACCGCGAAGCGCTGGGCACCTGGTCCACTGCGCCGGAAGGTGGGCTGGACGGCTGCGATTTCAACCCGGATGCGCCGGACTATGAACGCTTCCCCGCCGCGCGCGACGTGACGTTCCTGCGCGTGACCCTGGAGGCCGGCGACCTGCTGTTCCTGCCCGAAGGCTGGTTCCATCAGGTGGAGTCGGTGTCGACGTCGCTGTCGGTCAACTTCTGGGTGAACTCGGGCCGGGGCTGGTAA